The Drosophila nasuta strain 15112-1781.00 chromosome 2R, ASM2355853v1, whole genome shotgun sequence genome segment gtgtgtgtaaCACGAATCGTTGCGGCAGTTTGACCTTTGGCCAAGCTGATGTATCGCTTCGTTCTGGTCAAACTGCTATAAAGCTGCCGCAGCATTTGTGCTCACATTTCTGCTGGCCGAATGGGTTTGCTCGTCATGATAATGGCAGCTTTGGTAATTACCCGACACTTTTAGACCttagctcagctcagctgttAATTAAATCGTTTACACACCGATAGGCAACCACAAAAATGCACAAATCCTATTTCAACAACTATTCCAATGCATTCCACCTATTCGAATAACTCGCCAGTTTGATTTCACATATAATAGATGATTTTACATGTACTTGTACAGCTAAGCTCATcgcaaattaaacaaagcCACATTGATTGAGATTGATTTGAGCAAAGTTTCCAAGAATTTGCCCTCATGTTATGGAATAGTTGGTTAAAGAACATTCTGCTTTAATGTGAGATTGTGCTCatcgtttctctctctctctctctctctcttgttatCAATGAGCATGTGTAGCATGTGATGCTTATCAGGCAAAAGAGGTCGGCCTTGGGGTCTCTTTTGACTCATTTCGCAGACAAGCCcctttgttgttggttgtcaGCAACAACTGTGACATGTCAGGGACGAGGCAAAAATAGTTTATCAACTTTATGCAAAACGTTTCAAATGAGACATGTGTTACCAAAACATGCCATAGACGTGAATCCCCAACGCATTGTCACCGAATTAAGGTGGCAAGTGGGTGTCTATGGATATGTGCTGCTGAATCTACTAAAGTCCATGTCGCATATCATAAATCATTGCCATGGTGGTCGTCATTGCCTCAGAGCTTATCATTCGACAGCGTAGCGTTGACGCACCAACTGAACCCGGTTGCAGccggcaacaacaagttgtCCCCAGTTAGTGACTACGTTGATAACAATTAACAGTTGTTATTATCGTTAATTGAGACACAAATACATGGGATTTATTGCatgtacatacgtatatgGATGGTATAGTACGATTTTATGCCCCGACTATAACTAGGCATGCTTTAAGTCAAGGCGTCGTCCGTCCCATCCACAATGCCAATCAGTAAGTACTCTGTGATTGCGCGATTGTGGccgtgattgtgattgtgtctgtgtttgtatTGTTAAACGTTCAAATGACAACTACAATCGCTGTGACGTCAGTCCAATTCCATTGCAATTCCGGCCCTAGTCTCAAGACTAACCGTTTGACGAAAGACTGCGTCCGCCCGTCTCCTGTACTCGATTCGTCAATTGCCAAGAgcaggcaaaaagaaaaaaaattcgaaacaaaagcgaacgtaaaataaaaatagcataAACCGCGTCCAAATGGACAAAACGCAAACTATGTAGTATAATAAAAACGAtgagttgaatttattttaaaatcgcTTCATATCTTCTGCGTCAGCAAACGACGCAGGCGAAGGAAATGCTATGCACGATATTTATAAACCcctcacactcgcactcacatcCGCAGAGCTATATACAAGAACTGCGGTGGTTGACCAACtgaatcaaaaaaaatatccACAACTGAAATTGTCTATTTCTTCTTGATAGCCCGAAACTCAAGTTGATGACAGATGTTATCAGGCAAAGCAAGTGGCTGCTTGTCGTGtggcaaaaacaacagaaatgtGGCATAATTAATGATTGAATACTTTGAAAGTAGCAGAAAGCAATGCTTAAGGCGCAAACTTAAATGAGGTAAATGGGAATGAGTTGTAAGACAATGCAAAAAGCTTTAATGAGCTAGTTTCCAAGTAACTTTGCATACCACAAGTTGAAAGAATATTAATGCTGAGATTGCTTATGCTTTCTAGTTCGGTATAAACATTCTATTATTCAATTATCTGCCTATATCATCGAATCCATTTATGCCGTGGAGCTAAGTGAATGGAAGGGGAAATATTCCCAAGTTTCATATTCCACAAAGAATATTAATGTTGAGATTGTTACGAATACATTTGTTTGGTATAGACATTATTCAATTATCTGCCTATATCATCCATTTATGTATGGTAGTGAAGTTAAGTGAATGGATAAGATAAATTTCCTAGTAACTTTCCATGcctaacttaaaataaaattaatgctGAGATTGTTATGGGTATATTTGATTGATACAAAGATTCCATTATTTCATTGTCTGCCATAATTGACCTACATATGCAACGAATTTATGTTAATGGAAAAGGGTGAAGATTAAATgatgaatattaattatagaATCTAAATGATACCCAAGTAAAATTGAAGCCAATAAGATCAATGATAACTGGGAATTAaaagataattaataataatttcatttaagtaAAATGACAGAGATCGTAAATATGCACAAAATCCACTGATCAGTCAGTCACAAAGTAAAgagaattcaattaaaaatggtCTACTATAAAGACCACCGTAGATTAGAATTAGTGACTTCATTATGTACAGGTGCACGCATTTTATTGAGTTTTAATCATGATAATATTGTTtactattgtttattttttaaaccTCATGTTATTATCGTGATTATTAATGAGAacatttacaattacaatgctaagtttaatatatgtagataATCATTGATCTTGCAAATACAGAtaagagtaaaaaaaagttgtattgGACTTTTATCAATTATCAACCCAACATTCGTCTGAGATAAGCAATTATTCATGCACAAGAAGTGATTACTGTGGAATCAACTCTTTTGTCTCTGGTctttaaaatgatttattcaGTTGCAAGTGTTACACATGTTGCAGATGTAATTCCAATCAAGTTGTTTGGCTACCTGGACAGTCTCGTAAGCTGCTGTTGTCTGAAGATGAATTGGCGACAGACGACAGGCTTTAAGTGGACACTGCCCTGTGAGCAGACAAAGGTCGCTATGGGGAACCAAGGTCGAGTTTTGCTGGTTGCCAGTGCTTTTCGCTTTTGAGTGGcacatgccacgcccacaacaaagcacaacaaacGCATTGAAAGAGCAAAAGTAAGAGCGAGTGAAAGTGAATGTGAAAACATTTGAGCACAAGAGctgattttatttgcatttgagaatttattgtttttggcttCTCCATGCTTTTGGTTTCGTCTCAGCTATTTCCATTTTCCGATTCTTGCGTTTCTTTGGGAATTTGTTTTGCCAAGCAAAACATTTCCAACAgcaaaataccacaaaaaaaagggggcATGAAAGGAGTGTGAGATTGAGTTGCAAAGGGCGCAATGCGTTGGTGACTTGCTCTTgcccaaagcaattaaaattttcgaaaCACACAccagcagcgacaacggcaacaaaagcaacaataaagcATCTGTGCACAAGGACGCCgcacatttaaaattcatgcGGCAACTACACAAACAcgcgcaaaaacaaaagaaacagaaGCAAAGGCTGAGCGAACAAAGGGGAGAGAAAGAGGCAACCTCATTCTGATATGTAGGTGTTAGGGGGTATTTGGGTTACAGGCTGTCAGTCACGGTCACGGCTGAAGGAACCCTTTAGAAAGACCAGCTGATGGCCAGACAACAACATGGGCACGaagaaaaaaattcaataacaAATATGTACAGATATTGTGAGTGCACCAACCTCGAACACTATATACCCTGTATTAAGTTCGAAAGCAGaaataattaacttaaaaatataactattATTCGTAAGCGAttttgtacatatattttatttttcataaatatgcttacaaaataattcaatattagaatatttaatataatatattgtatttgacTAACTGATCTAAATTAaaagaagcaaacaaaattcaatttaaaattatattaaaaataataattgaatgcATAATTGGCTCCTcctttctattattattattttgctacgaaacttgtaaataaaaatttaattaaatgcattgtattattatattattattattgtttattaataattatagaCAGAAAAAGTTCAAGACCTAGTTAGTGGCTGGTTGTCTCTTTTtagatttaataaattaaaatgtaaagtttgttttgtcttttaCTTTTCCTCACTCAGCAGTCTCGTTTAAAAAGCTTTTataattacagggtatagatgaaaatatttgcaccCACGCACTCAACATAATAGCGACGCGACAGACAATCTGGACAAAAATGCTTGCGCTAAAAAGTTTGCTAACTTGCAGGATGCTAATAATACGgtactatattattatttaagtacAGTAGAAGTAGCCTAAGGCGTAAGGGTGCAATTTGTTAAGCATGGAAAAACACTTAAAATTAGCTAAGCAGTTGCTAAattcataattgaattttgaaatgattttCGCCCAGATTTATGCCCGACTAAATTTGATGTATTGCTGAAAAAACTAGATCTATTTAGATAGCTTTCAGGGCGAGTAGCTCTTTAGACACTCTAATGTATCGACTATTAGTGCAAACGCGCAATTTATCAGAAGTGTCATGCCAAATTTACTGTGCACTTCACATTGAGGCACTCTCAGTGGATGAATGTTGTGGTTGCAATGATGTGCGAAATGGAACTTAGGGTATGGGTAATAATTACGCTGCAGCGTAATTGCGATGCGTATGTTTCTTGGAATGACCACAGCAAAGGCCCGCTGCaatgtttataaacaaaacGTGAGCAAACAATTAGCGGCcgcaaacaacaaagaaagaaaataacaacTATGTGTCGTTGCGCGCcagttaaaaatattaacgCACAAGCACACCCACactcatatgtatgtacatactataAGCATGTATTCACCCACTTTATTCATACGAAAAAGAACGTAAAAATACTTGCATCCTCAATCCGCTATTGACATTGCTACTGCAGCGAACAATGCATTACATAAGCATCTTTGGCTTGCAATGCCATCATATTCTTGATTATCGCATTTGGTTTTATGCAATTACTTACCGTTTACAAACTATTTAAGGTAATTACTCCGATGACGGCaaattttgctgttgttttttccttttgttgttggtggcgtTTAGCTTCACTGCGGTAGATTATGAGAGAGGCCCGGAAAGGTAGCTGCTTTAGCACTAGTCGATATTATTTCTCTAATCGGCTGGTGCAGCGCGCGGTTGCAATTGATCTTGAAATTGGCAAAAGATATTGCTTAGTCGTTTGGCATTTGCAATAGATGTGGGTAGAAAATTCTCCGAATTTGCGACACTCGCGACGCGACACAACAACCATTCAACACAAATTTCGTTTTCACATTGTTTTTGTGAGCAATTGTTGCGGTGTGACCGCAACTTAAATtccgaaaatatactattttatgTCGGAAAGTATTTccataataaaattaaacaaatttataaaaaattacgAAATGGTTAGGGTCTGacattgttttaatatttattaggataatattaaaatatttcattgtaATTTTAGTTGCAGAAAGTTTCCAATTCAGAAGATATAAATGGGCACATGTGGGAAATACTGCTCTGTTAAAAATGTCAGCACAGCTGACATTGCCGTTACCTCATAAGTTTACAGCGATAGTATCGCAGGAACGCAAACATCgcttgttttaaattataatttcttaaatatatttttactatttctgattttttaatttttattatatatgtattattatgtaAATGCTTACTTATGAAGAATGATCTTCAAACAGTCATGAATTTGTACTTTACACTCCCAACTTCactcttttggtatattcgaaATACAATAGTATATTTCAGAAAGTGTGTTCGCGAATTTTCCCACCactagttgttgttatttttggtgGTGCAAgagtatttcatttgttttcagctaaatattttttcattatcaATTAAAAGGCATTATTAAAGAACGCAATGGCCAATGTAGAGTCAATGATTGTAGAGGAGAAGACGCAGATCAAACAAATTGATCGTGAAAAGGTTTGTTTCATCTCTGCACCTACAATACTGCCGGCAACTAatttgcttcttcttcctgGGTGCACTTTTAGACCtgtccgctgctgctgcgagtGTTTTGCTCGACTGGACGCCATCATTCAGTCTCCGAGTACATGTATGGCAATGTGCCCACCAATGAGCTGCAGATCTACACTTGGCAGGATGCAACGCTGCATGAGCTAACTTCGCTGGTGCGCGATGTGAATCCAGATACCCGTAAAAAGGGTACCTACTTCGACTTTGCAATTGTGTTCCCCAACTTCCGGAATAACCACTTTCAAATGCGCGAAATTGGTGTGACTTGTACCGGCCAAAAGGGCATCGATGACAATAAGACTCTGGCCCAGGCCAAGTTTAGTATTGGCGACTTTCTGGACATTTCAATAACCCCGCCCAATCGCATGCCGCCCGCGAGACGTCAGCGCCCGTATTGAAAAACACTGAGATTACAGGCTATTCATAATCATATAAATTTTCTCTCACTTTACACTcaagataataataaagtaCAGACGTAATTACAGATTAGAAGAAATAATGGAGACGACTTAACAGCTGCATGACTTAAATTTCTATGTGGAGTATTGTGTGGATGTGGTGTAGTGCTTTCTAGTTTCTGTAGATGCTGTTGGGACGCTTGGACTTCTTCTTGCCCAGTTGCGTCATATCAATCTCCAGACCATTGGGTAGCACAGCGCGATTCTCCTCGTAGTTGATGAAACCGTTCTCCTGCAGCTCCTCCTCGTTCTCGCGTGCATTTGGATCGCATTTGATGCCAGTCTCATAGTTGTACTCACGTTTGTTGCCATCGGGATCAATGTAACCATAGGTGCCCCTTTAAAAAACACAGTTCAATAAGCACTTTTCGAGTTTATATAAGTAACACTTACTTGGTTATGCAGTCGGTGCCAATGATTTCCTCCTTGAAAGAGCCGTCGTCATTCTCATAGCCCCACGTGATGCTGCCATCCTCGTTCTCATCGCGCCACTTGCGAATGGTCTGGGCCACAGGACGTTGGCGACgctgttgctgtgattgtTGCTCATCCTGCAACTGATTCTGATCGATGAGCGGACGCGACTGAATAGGCTTCGGTCTTGGACGTGCAACGGGGACAGGTGCTGGTGCCTCGGGACGCACTGCAGCCGCGGGACGTGTGCGAATGACAGCAATACGTTGTGGctgtggtggtggtggtggaggaggagctgcagctgcttgcACTGGACGCTCTGGGGCAAATCTCTGTGAGCTCTCGAATCGGCCAATGCCAAAGTCATTGAAGGCAGGTCGATTAATGGGCGTTGCAACGGCGGGACGTTCAGCGAAACGCGGTGGTGCGGGCAGAATGGCAGTTGGTTGACTGTCCtcatgctgcagcagctgtggGACGGGAGCAGCGGGCTCAATGGATTGCTGACCATTCAGAAAAGCGGCAGCCGCCTGCTGGAATTGCGACTGCTGGGCCTGGGCAAGCTGTTGCTCACGCAGCAGACTTGGCAGGAATGCATCTGGCTGCTCATCCTCAGCAGCTTCCGTAACTGGACGCTCCTCCAGCACGACACGAGGCGTCACCGCTGGCAAGATGGCGTTCTGCTGGCGCACCGTCGTTCCGGGACGACGCACGCGCAACACCGGTTGACGATGGAGAACGGGACCTGGTGAGGCAATGGCACCGGGAATGCTCAAACGTGGAGGATAGTTTTGGGCCTGAACCATGACGACGGCGACGCTGCATAACAGCTAAAAAATATTGAGGGAGGTAAAAATGTAGTGAGATTAAGACACGATTGTATGTGGTATGGACTGCATTATTTAATGAGTGTTGCAAGAGTTGCGTAAAAGTTTGGACGACTTTGTAGCACGTGGCCACTTTTGGGGGCACACTTCTAATTAACAAACCCATTAGACGGTTTTTAATTGGTTACTTTGTGTAACATGTTCCACACGCGTTCCACAAATGTGAGCTAAGTTCAGCTTATGCTTTTCGTGGTACTTCTTAAGCTGTTGTCCCCATAAGCAAACAGGTTTAAATTTATACGCCGCTTAAgtattacaacaacaatttgtaattgtaacgctgcggcgaccacaacaacattttgATCGAAGTAACTGCAATAGCAATAAATGTGGAACATAAAGCAAAATCACAGAAATTGCTCGCCTGCCTGCGATCGATCATAACCGGCAGCATTAGCAACAACATAGCCAACGCCaccgccagcaacaacaataagagtAGAAAAATGTCGgcttttaaaattgttgtacCTGCAacagtagtagtagtagtacagtagttgttgttgctatcgcTGTCTCGGCCCGGATTGCGCAATTTGCATGCCTCAACAGTTGGCGGTGGCCCAAAGAGGTGGCAgtccaaatacaaatacaaatacaaatccaAAACAagaccagcaacaacaaaaaacgccAAGAAAAACCCCAATAAGTTATGCGAATTTTTCCGTGGCATGTGGAAAACGTTTTTAGCTCAAGCTCGTAGAGTTTCCGgttaaaaccaaaaaccaaaaatgaagTCAGTGTCTAGGACAAGTGGCCGATCACTCAATGGGCGACTTGATATGAATTCGAGTACTTTCCAAAATACCAGACATtgagttttaagtttttttttaattaggtGCCGCTTTAATTGCGATTGAGATCAGTGAACCAAATCTGTGTGgaattgcagctgcaacaacgtAACTTTGGTTGTATTGTTTTCTTAAGCTATGTTGTGTTTTGATTAAAGTGTAGAGAACAGATATAGAAAATACAGTGCACATTTGTTCTAGGTGTCATTTTGACTATTACTGTTACTCAGATTATTatataagtaaattaaataaataatttaaagctgAAGTGGAACattctattttaaaaagtCACAATTATTTTATCATTAAATCTACAAAAATGTGTGTTTGGGTGCGACTAAAACACAATTTAAGAGCACCTAATTAAAGCAATTTTAATACGTTTCATTGcgttaatttaaatgaataatgatATCACGCACTGTTTTTAAATTGCTCGAAACAGAAAATCTGAGTAATGGTATAACCAGCATTATGCAATAGcgtgttaaatatatattaaaacttgtttttaaaaattcttgaaataGAACTGACTTTAAACTTAATAGAATATAGCATCCATTAATAAATAGGTTAGTAGGTTCCCACAGACCTCAGTTGCTTccataaaaaaatcaattgttgCGTGCTGATAATCTCATTAATTCCATCGCGTATTGTGTCAAGCTTATGCAAATGTTATGGTCATTATTATGCACTCAACCAATATAGGTATTAATTCATTTCTGCATTGCTTTCTTAGCCGTATTATGAAGAGTGTGGAGTGTTGTGCTGTGGGCAATCAAGCCAAGCATTCCAGTGGCCAAACGACTTGAATGCAGCTCAGGCTGGCTGCCCAAACTACCTGGTCAAGTGAACTACTTGTTAGTTGGCCGTTGGAATAAGTAGCATGATTGAAAATAACAGAGATAGCTATAGTTTGGGGCTGCTGCACGCTTTGGCAAACACTTGCAACTATTTTGGTGTGGAacttgatttgatttaattaattttttttctcttttgttttatgactGAACCGAAGTCGCGTCGTTGTCGACTTGGTTCAAGGAAACTGAACACAATAAATGTGTGCAACCAATTTGagttatgtatgtgtgtggcaagcCAAGCCCTAGACTAAGGAACAGTCATTAACGTGGGTGTAGCTGCCAACTCATCAGAGTGCGAAGTCTGTGACTGAAGCATAGTTTATgcatgatgatggtgatgctTGATTGCGATTGAGGTGATGATATCTCATTAGTAACAATAACTTGATTAAGGACTCTTGGCCTTGGGGGAGAACACGAGTAAAGTTGACTGGTTATTGACTGAAATGGAACGAAATCCGAAAAAATCCATTGCATTGCAATAAAATCTTAAGCTCCCTCcgggcagcggcagcaacaataacagcagctcAATCCCTCCTGCTcgtatttctcttttttttgctcaacTGGCTGGAAATAGTTGTCAGTGCACTTTCAGAGCTCAAATATGTAACGCTTTATTTAtgcttatacatatatttatttgtatatgtaaGTGCCATGTACTCTTGCATTACGTAATGCCTTCACATACTACGCCCAATTGCGTTATGGCGCActctatctgtatctgtatctaaaGCTGTGGttgcatttgtatctgtaaTGGAtctactacatacatatatcggTTGTGTTGGAGCAACTGCAACTCACTGCATCTGCAATGAGTGTGCGTGCTGAGAATTTGCATAAACTGAAGCTGGGTGCGTTTTTGAATCTCAAACAGCCtggctttttgtttgtggATTACATTGCGTGGACTGTGGATTGTGGACGGCATGTGAGCCAGGCCAAACAGCAGCTACGACCTTGAGACACATATTCGTAAGCCAAGCACAATAACTTGCCGTGACCAATTTTAAGTTAATTCATACATAACTAACTGCTCTTTAAACGCTTTACAAATTGCCGGCATTTACTACTCTGATTTTACAATTaggatttttgatttttgtttttttgcaaacTCATTAGGCTAAACCTACGACCAACGGTCGGGACAAgcccaaaaaaataacacaaatcaAGCAATCAATCAACAGTACTCGAATCCTATTAGAAACGGTTATTCATGGTTGAATTGAGTGTCTCTCAGGCTGATTTTATGTGTGCAATTTCCGATTATAGCGAATTTCTTTGTACGGAGATGAAAGGCATAAAAAAAGTTGTGTTTGGAGAGGAAAAATTTGCAGATATGTTTTTAGTTATGAAGTTAATGATTTAAAAAGGTAGAAATGTGTGAAATAATTGTAGCTTTGTGGTTAAAAATTATAAGGTTTGGATTTAATATGCAATGAAATCTAAAGTAGTGAATTagttatacatttttattgtcttCCATAAAGgatgcaaaacatttttaatatgtgaataaacaaagaaagatatgctcattttttatttgaatcgattttttatgttatttatttacgaCATCATTACACATTTAAGTGCTTTATCTGAATAACCAATTCTAGACGAAATACTTGACAATCTTAAGCACTTTATGCCTCACTCAGTGGCAAATTCCATagataaaatacaataaacatttttggcatattgTTCACATTAAAGGGGCGGTGGCAAAAGCGAATagaaacaacaaagaaaatacGGGTTACTCGTTAAAGTTGTGACCTGAGGGCTTGGTTAACCATTAACCAATATTCAACAACCAACATCCAATAACCgataattcaattgaaattcttaAGCGGATAGAAAACAATTGCTAATGATTGAATCGCATATTTATTGTTGAGTGACTTTTCTATGATCAACATAATCGAAATGTCAATTGGTCATAGTATTTAATTGCTAATTGCGTTGCATTGAGATAATCACACAAGTACACTCATCGACTTtctattaaatgcaaatattcgTAAACAGCACATAAATGTCTCAATTGCTGCTCGGATCGAGATCTTAAGCCTCAAACCAAACGACCTTGGCTCTCATACTCTCATGTTACGCATACCGAGTTATGTTAGGCGAACTGCACTTTTGTGAAACTCTTATAATAACAAGTCATagttatatttttgatatatttgttcACTCTCTTATTGTGTATTACAGATCCTTTCAAAACTTACCGCAATTAGTTGCAGTTTCATGTTGATATTCGTTGTGGTGTATGTGTCTTGAATCGTTTGTGCAATACTTCCGCGAACTCCAATCTCACAACCCTAATGACTACGCCCAAACTTCAAGTACTGAAaactgtttttaatatttttttgtcttctCTTTTCGTTTCTTAAGACCGTCGTGGGTTTGGTTACTTTTGGCCAGCCGTTAAACGTTGAAATGCTAGGCGCCCCAGGTGTGCAGTCGGTTTTATAGCCACGTTCGCAGCTTTGCGTCTCTCAAACAGAGCACTCGACTCGAAATTTATGTGAGTTGTGTGTTTCGCATGTCTATGTTTGCCATGTGAACGCTGAAACAGTGCAGACTATTAACGCATCTCGAAATGAAAGTAAACGCGATgattattgcaaatttttaaacaCTATTCGTGGATGTCGCCTGTGCTGAGAATCGTGTGAGCTTCGTAAACGTgcttcaatttttaaattacttttaccGCAAATGCAAAAGCTTAAATAACAACAGGTGGCAACGCTCCAAATAGAGCTTTGCGATACTACACGAGCTTAAAGCTTTTTACGTATAGCGAAGTTTTTTATTAGTAGCCAAAAACTCACAAACCAATCACTTTCGATGGCATTATTGCAGCCCCAAAGCGGGTATTGGAACCCGGAGACGAACGATTGATTTCGAATTTCGAATACAAATATGCACAATTCCACACCtcgtatattttatgcataagtagaatgcaatatttgattcaaatttaaaacaatagcGAAGGCAAATGATATATTCTGTAGTATAGTATATGAAAGGTGATGGTTGAGTTGAATCCATTATTCGATTATTGAATTCTACTTCTCAACATTGAAATTGTTAGTAGCTTTAAATTCAGCTAATAGAAAATATTCTATTCTGAATCATACAATATTGCTTTACACCCCTTACTCAAAAGAAATACCAattcttttatattaaaaGTCTTTAAAAACTGCATTTATATTCGAAATGAATtataagaataaatataacaaactatatattaattagagagacagagagtgtgGGAGCATGAAGGAAGCATGATTTTGTGAGGGCCCATTGACCAATATGTCCAATATATCACAGTTATACGTGTAAGAATCGAGGCATGCAAAGAGTTTTTACAGTTCAACGTCCTTCATCAGAGTAATAGCAACAGCTCCAATGATACCACAAACTCCCATAATGTTAAGCGGCAGCAAAGCGTCGTAATGTTCCTGCGAATGCAATTGGAGATATTAGATCAAATAACAGAAAGTAGGCGAGAGAGTTAAAAGCTTACCAGCTGCCACAGGGATGGCACCATAATGAGAGCGATGCCCGATGCCAGGTTGCCCATGCCGACGCCAAAGTTGCGCACAATGGTGGGATACTGCATGGCCGTGTAGGTGGGAATGATGGCATTGTTAGCACCTATCAAACATTTGGCTGTAAAATGTAGAGTATTAGATGACAAGCTGACACCAGATACAAGAGATACAGTATCTAACAGATACTGGTACTGGGGCGTACGCACCTATAATAGCCAGAGCAATGACACCCGTCTGATTGTCCTCGCCGTGGGGCACCAAGTTGGTGGCCAGACAACAAAGACCCGGCAGCAGCATGTATCCCAGCAGGCTGCGTCTTATGCCCGCCTTGAGCACCACAAAAATGCTGATGCAAATGGAAAGAGCCTCAACAGCGCCAGCAACGGCgctattaatatatatattacctCCAAGATTGCTCAGATGCAGCGTCAGTCCGAAATAGATGATGATGAGTGTTAGCCAAATAACAAGAGTAAGGACTGTAGTACGCCAATATTTGCGGCCAAAAACGACCAAAATGGGATTCACATGTATTTCCAAGTCATGTGTCTTGACCTCCTCCACGTCTGTAGCTTTCGTCTCCTCCGCCTGTCCGGCGATTTCTGTCTGCGATGGGTCCTTCACCTGGGCAGCCATTGGTACAGCTGCCTCGAGAGTTTTTTGATAGTTACTAGGCAGCGTGGTGCCATTCATCTTGGCCGCCTGCTCAATCAAACGAGTTAGCTC includes the following:
- the LOC132786633 gene encoding histone deacetylase complex subunit SAP18 gives rise to the protein MANVESMIVEEKTQIKQIDREKTCPLLLRVFCSTGRHHSVSEYMYGNVPTNELQIYTWQDATLHELTSLVRDVNPDTRKKGTYFDFAIVFPNFRNNHFQMREIGVTCTGQKGIDDNKTLAQAKFSIGDFLDISITPPNRMPPARRQRPY
- the LOC132786632 gene encoding proline-, glutamic acid- and leucine-rich protein 1, encoding MKLQLIALLCSVAVVMVQAQNYPPRLSIPGAIASPGPVLHRQPVLRVRRPGTTVRQQNAILPAVTPRVVLEERPVTEAAEDEQPDAFLPSLLREQQLAQAQQSQFQQAAAAFLNGQQSIEPAAPVPQLLQHEDSQPTAILPAPPRFAERPAVATPINRPAFNDFGIGRFESSQRFAPERPVQAAAAPPPPPPPQPQRIAVIRTRPAAAVRPEAPAPVPVARPRPKPIQSRPLIDQNQLQDEQQSQQQRRQRPVAQTIRKWRDENEDGSITWGYENDDGSFKEEIIGTDCITKGTYGYIDPDGNKREYNYETGIKCDPNARENEEELQENGFINYEENRAVLPNGLEIDMTQLGKKKSKRPNSIYRN